Proteins found in one Hemibagrus wyckioides isolate EC202008001 linkage group LG23, SWU_Hwy_1.0, whole genome shotgun sequence genomic segment:
- the cep72 gene encoding centrosomal protein of 72 kDa isoform X3, translating to MAAECLSITERWIRERLNLQHQCLADVRSLRLPGTYETGKIGNLGISLKNFVRLKSLDLSHNALVSVEDVLSLRSLQNLKELDLRLNPVVKKHPYYRLYLVQAISKLRKLDDCVVRDRERKAALMHFSTESGVESCDKSPVSIMEMRNRNRNPRIASVNKLMMSKLMLQEGNEETVLNRNFDGEKRYLTHEAHIEEYSKPESTHLQGHPSEILNLLNGYDSGLLSSEKQELQSQLRKCPKAETRHPEGLGPRKDAPRVTFVEPSVKRHTSSNLTPIRTQAESYFMPHPSNKNASSQGNDHRACLLKDFSERKLHPPRLTYRSSDDGEPKGCSHAPERARKPCKGAYRKPMELLLSLVDEYWSGEMKDHNTKHFFMHAVRILCMMEQEVTNGESEMAALREKVQTLRHQQDLQETEHQSEMLMLSEQLKQAHGNIEHLHQELRNVLEENVSLQKQLIRLEQQLLSDKLRDMPL from the exons ATGGCGGCGGAGTGTTTATCAATAACAGAGCGGTGGATACGGGAAAGGCTAAATCTTCAGCACCagtgtttag CGGATGTGAGATCACTGCGCCTGCCGGGAACATATGAAACTGGGAAAATAGGAAACTTGGGAATTTCCCTCAAGAACTTTGTTCGCTTGAAAAGTCTGGACCTTTCTCATAACGCTCTGGTTTCTGTAGAG GACGTCTTGTCTTTACGCAGCCTTCAAAATCTAAAGGAGCTGGATCTGAGGTTGAACCCTGTTGTGAAAAAACATCCCTATTACCGCCTGTACTTAGTTCAGGCAATCTCCAAGCTTCGTAAACTTG ACGACTGTGtcgtgagagacagagagagaaaagcggCTCTCATGCACTTCTCTACAGAGTCGGGGGTTGAGTCCTGTGACAAGTCTCCAGTTTCAATAATGGAGATGAGGAATAG AAACCGCAATCCCAGAATTGCCTCGGTGAACAAGTTGATGATGTCCAAGCTCATGCTCCAAGAAGGTAACGAGGAAACGGTGCTGAATCGCAACTTTGATGGGGAAAAGAGATATCTGACGCATGAAGCTCACATTGAAGAGTACAGCAAACCAGAGTCTACTCATTTACAAG GCCATCCCTCTGAAATTCTAAATCTTCTCAATGGTTATGATTCAGGATTACTGTCTTCAGAGAAACAG GAACTTCAATCCCAACTTAGAAAATGTCCTAAAGCTG AGACGCGCCACCCTGAAGGGCTGGGTCCCAGGAAAGATGCTCCCAGAGTCACCTTTGTTGAACCGTCTGTAAAAAGACACACTTCTAGTAACCTCACACCCATCCGAACACAGGCAGAAAGCTATTTCATGCCACATCCCAGCAACAAAAATGCTTCCTCACAAG GAAATGATCATCGAGCCTGTTTGTTAAAAGATTTCTCGGAGAGGAAACTCCACCCTCCTAGACTAACATACCGAAGCTCTGATGATGGAGAACCAAAAGGATGTTCGCATGCACCTGAGAGAGCCAGAAAACCCTGCAAG GGAGCGTATAGGAAACCCATGGAGCTGCTTCTCAGTTTGGTGGATGAGTACTGGTCTGGCGAGATGAAGGACCACAACACTAAACACTTTTTCA TGCATGCTGTGCGGATCCTCTGTATGATGGAACAGGAGGTTACTAACGGGGAAAGCGAGATGGCTGCTCTGAGGGAGAAGGTCCAAACCCTGAGACACCAGCAAGACTTACAGGAGACAGAACATCAGTCAGAGATGCTGATGCTTTCGGAGCAGCTGAAGCAGGCACACGGTAACATC
- the cep72 gene encoding centrosomal protein of 72 kDa isoform X1 encodes MAAECLSITERWIRERLNLQHQCLADVRSLRLPGTYETGKIGNLGISLKNFVRLKSLDLSHNALVSVEGILHLKSLENLNLYYNRISSFQDVLSLRSLQNLKELDLRLNPVVKKHPYYRLYLVQAISKLRKLDDCVVRDRERKAALMHFSTESGVESCDKSPVSIMEMRNRNRNPRIASVNKLMMSKLMLQEGNEETVLNRNFDGEKRYLTHEAHIEEYSKPESTHLQGHPSEILNLLNGYDSGLLSSEKQELQSQLRKCPKAETRHPEGLGPRKDAPRVTFVEPSVKRHTSSNLTPIRTQAESYFMPHPSNKNASSQGNDHRACLLKDFSERKLHPPRLTYRSSDDGEPKGCSHAPERARKPCKGAYRKPMELLLSLVDEYWSGEMKDHNTKHFFMHAVRILCMMEQEVTNGESEMAALREKVQTLRHQQDLQETEHQSEMLMLSEQLKQAHGNIEHLHQELRNVLEENVSLQKQLIRLEQQLLSDKLRDMPL; translated from the exons ATGGCGGCGGAGTGTTTATCAATAACAGAGCGGTGGATACGGGAAAGGCTAAATCTTCAGCACCagtgtttag CGGATGTGAGATCACTGCGCCTGCCGGGAACATATGAAACTGGGAAAATAGGAAACTTGGGAATTTCCCTCAAGAACTTTGTTCGCTTGAAAAGTCTGGACCTTTCTCATAACGCTCTGGTTTCTGTAGAG GGCATCCTGCATTTAAAGTCGCTCGAGAACTTGAATCTGTACTACAACAGAATCTCCTCTTTTCAGGACGTCTTGTCTTTACGCAGCCTTCAAAATCTAAAGGAGCTGGATCTGAGGTTGAACCCTGTTGTGAAAAAACATCCCTATTACCGCCTGTACTTAGTTCAGGCAATCTCCAAGCTTCGTAAACTTG ACGACTGTGtcgtgagagacagagagagaaaagcggCTCTCATGCACTTCTCTACAGAGTCGGGGGTTGAGTCCTGTGACAAGTCTCCAGTTTCAATAATGGAGATGAGGAATAG AAACCGCAATCCCAGAATTGCCTCGGTGAACAAGTTGATGATGTCCAAGCTCATGCTCCAAGAAGGTAACGAGGAAACGGTGCTGAATCGCAACTTTGATGGGGAAAAGAGATATCTGACGCATGAAGCTCACATTGAAGAGTACAGCAAACCAGAGTCTACTCATTTACAAG GCCATCCCTCTGAAATTCTAAATCTTCTCAATGGTTATGATTCAGGATTACTGTCTTCAGAGAAACAG GAACTTCAATCCCAACTTAGAAAATGTCCTAAAGCTG AGACGCGCCACCCTGAAGGGCTGGGTCCCAGGAAAGATGCTCCCAGAGTCACCTTTGTTGAACCGTCTGTAAAAAGACACACTTCTAGTAACCTCACACCCATCCGAACACAGGCAGAAAGCTATTTCATGCCACATCCCAGCAACAAAAATGCTTCCTCACAAG GAAATGATCATCGAGCCTGTTTGTTAAAAGATTTCTCGGAGAGGAAACTCCACCCTCCTAGACTAACATACCGAAGCTCTGATGATGGAGAACCAAAAGGATGTTCGCATGCACCTGAGAGAGCCAGAAAACCCTGCAAG GGAGCGTATAGGAAACCCATGGAGCTGCTTCTCAGTTTGGTGGATGAGTACTGGTCTGGCGAGATGAAGGACCACAACACTAAACACTTTTTCA TGCATGCTGTGCGGATCCTCTGTATGATGGAACAGGAGGTTACTAACGGGGAAAGCGAGATGGCTGCTCTGAGGGAGAAGGTCCAAACCCTGAGACACCAGCAAGACTTACAGGAGACAGAACATCAGTCAGAGATGCTGATGCTTTCGGAGCAGCTGAAGCAGGCACACGGTAACATC
- the cep72 gene encoding centrosomal protein of 72 kDa isoform X2, which produces MAAECLSITERWIRERLNLQHQCLADVRSLRLPGTYETGKIGNLGISLKNFVRLKSLDLSHNALVSVEGILHLKSLENLNLYYNRISSFQDVLSLRSLQNLKELDLRLNPVVKKHPYYRLYLVQAISKLRKLDDCVVRDRERKAALMHFSTESGVESCDKSPVSIMEMRNRNRNPRIASVNKLMMSKLMLQEGNEETVLNRNFDGEKRYLTHEAHIEEYSKPESTHLQGHPSEILNLLNGYDSGLLSSEKQELQSQLRKCPKAETRHPEGLGPRKDAPRVTFVEPSVKRHTSSNLTPIRTQAESYFMPHPSNKNASSQDFSERKLHPPRLTYRSSDDGEPKGCSHAPERARKPCKGAYRKPMELLLSLVDEYWSGEMKDHNTKHFFMHAVRILCMMEQEVTNGESEMAALREKVQTLRHQQDLQETEHQSEMLMLSEQLKQAHGNIEHLHQELRNVLEENVSLQKQLIRLEQQLLSDKLRDMPL; this is translated from the exons ATGGCGGCGGAGTGTTTATCAATAACAGAGCGGTGGATACGGGAAAGGCTAAATCTTCAGCACCagtgtttag CGGATGTGAGATCACTGCGCCTGCCGGGAACATATGAAACTGGGAAAATAGGAAACTTGGGAATTTCCCTCAAGAACTTTGTTCGCTTGAAAAGTCTGGACCTTTCTCATAACGCTCTGGTTTCTGTAGAG GGCATCCTGCATTTAAAGTCGCTCGAGAACTTGAATCTGTACTACAACAGAATCTCCTCTTTTCAGGACGTCTTGTCTTTACGCAGCCTTCAAAATCTAAAGGAGCTGGATCTGAGGTTGAACCCTGTTGTGAAAAAACATCCCTATTACCGCCTGTACTTAGTTCAGGCAATCTCCAAGCTTCGTAAACTTG ACGACTGTGtcgtgagagacagagagagaaaagcggCTCTCATGCACTTCTCTACAGAGTCGGGGGTTGAGTCCTGTGACAAGTCTCCAGTTTCAATAATGGAGATGAGGAATAG AAACCGCAATCCCAGAATTGCCTCGGTGAACAAGTTGATGATGTCCAAGCTCATGCTCCAAGAAGGTAACGAGGAAACGGTGCTGAATCGCAACTTTGATGGGGAAAAGAGATATCTGACGCATGAAGCTCACATTGAAGAGTACAGCAAACCAGAGTCTACTCATTTACAAG GCCATCCCTCTGAAATTCTAAATCTTCTCAATGGTTATGATTCAGGATTACTGTCTTCAGAGAAACAG GAACTTCAATCCCAACTTAGAAAATGTCCTAAAGCTG AGACGCGCCACCCTGAAGGGCTGGGTCCCAGGAAAGATGCTCCCAGAGTCACCTTTGTTGAACCGTCTGTAAAAAGACACACTTCTAGTAACCTCACACCCATCCGAACACAGGCAGAAAGCTATTTCATGCCACATCCCAGCAACAAAAATGCTTCCTCACAAG ATTTCTCGGAGAGGAAACTCCACCCTCCTAGACTAACATACCGAAGCTCTGATGATGGAGAACCAAAAGGATGTTCGCATGCACCTGAGAGAGCCAGAAAACCCTGCAAG GGAGCGTATAGGAAACCCATGGAGCTGCTTCTCAGTTTGGTGGATGAGTACTGGTCTGGCGAGATGAAGGACCACAACACTAAACACTTTTTCA TGCATGCTGTGCGGATCCTCTGTATGATGGAACAGGAGGTTACTAACGGGGAAAGCGAGATGGCTGCTCTGAGGGAGAAGGTCCAAACCCTGAGACACCAGCAAGACTTACAGGAGACAGAACATCAGTCAGAGATGCTGATGCTTTCGGAGCAGCTGAAGCAGGCACACGGTAACATC